The following proteins come from a genomic window of Salinicoccus sp. RF5:
- a CDS encoding sulfite exporter TauE/SafE family protein, which produces MEILSLIAIFVVGIVVGFINIVSAGGSMLTLPMLIFFGLPSNVANGTNRIAILFQNGFALYQFQKNGHLNWKFGLLLAIPTTIASIYGARFAVNIADDTFDTLLAVFMVIFAVLLIIKPQRYIKSKFNPKVAIPLLGIAFILIGLYGGALQAGVGFFISLTLLMLIPNIPMGEMHGLKTLVVTIYISVSTFVFIFNDLISWKFAIALSIGSAIGGSIGGRYASTLPDKLLEKILIIAIIFFAIILLVR; this is translated from the coding sequence ATGGAAATATTATCGCTTATCGCCATATTTGTCGTTGGCATCGTCGTCGGCTTCATCAATATCGTCTCAGCGGGCGGTTCCATGCTTACACTGCCGATGCTCATATTCTTCGGACTGCCATCGAATGTGGCGAACGGGACGAACCGTATCGCCATACTGTTCCAGAATGGATTTGCACTGTACCAGTTTCAGAAGAATGGGCACCTGAACTGGAAGTTTGGCCTGTTGCTGGCTATCCCGACCACCATCGCCTCGATATATGGGGCACGGTTTGCGGTCAACATCGCAGATGACACATTCGATACATTATTGGCGGTGTTCATGGTCATCTTCGCAGTGCTGCTCATCATCAAGCCCCAGCGCTACATAAAAAGCAAGTTCAACCCGAAGGTCGCGATCCCGCTGCTCGGGATCGCCTTCATACTGATCGGCCTATACGGCGGCGCACTTCAGGCAGGGGTCGGCTTCTTCATCAGCCTGACCCTGCTCATGCTCATTCCGAATATACCGATGGGGGAGATGCACGGGCTCAAGACGCTCGTCGTCACCATCTACATCTCGGTCTCGACCTTCGTCTTCATCTTCAATGACCTGATCAGCTGGAAGTTCGCCATTGCGCTATCCATCGGTTCCGCAATCGGTGGGTCCATCGGCGGCAGGTATGCGAGCACCCTGCCCGACAAACTGCTGGAGAAGATATTGATCATCGCCATCATCTTCTTCGCGATCATCCTGCTCGTCAGATAG
- the glnA gene encoding type I glutamate--ammonia ligase: MTEYSREDILRIAENENVRFIRLQFTDILGAIKNVEIPVSQLDKALDGEMMFDGSSIEGFVRLEESDMYLKPDFNTWVIFPWEHNGRRIARLICDVYDIDGNPFEGDPRSNLKRVVKEMEEMGYEGMNLGAEPEFFLFKLDKEGNPTTEPSDEGGYFDLAAMDDGEECRREISRTLEEMGFEVEMFHHENAPGQQEISFKYADAVTSSDNLQTFKLVAKTVARRYNLHATFMPKPIYGQPGSGMHYNVSLFRDGKNVFYDENDEFGLSKEMRHFMAGLLHHARGYTAVCNPLVNSYKRLQSGFEAPKYIAWSGRNRSPLLRIPSTRGAATRAEVRSLDPSANPYLATAAILKAGLEGIRNETELDTPVDENIYEMTKKERDVENIEDLPTTLYTALKALREDTVIQEALGKHIYKQFYDNKQLEWQMYSAQITEWELDEYLTQH, translated from the coding sequence ATGACCGAGTACTCGAGGGAAGATATTTTAAGGATTGCTGAAAATGAAAACGTAAGATTCATCAGATTGCAGTTCACTGATATTCTGGGTGCAATCAAGAATGTGGAGATCCCAGTCAGCCAGCTGGACAAGGCGCTGGACGGCGAAATGATGTTCGATGGGTCCTCCATCGAAGGTTTCGTAAGACTGGAAGAATCCGATATGTACCTGAAGCCCGACTTCAACACTTGGGTGATCTTCCCATGGGAGCACAACGGCAGAAGAATCGCCAGACTGATCTGTGATGTCTATGACATCGACGGCAATCCTTTCGAAGGTGACCCGAGATCGAACTTGAAGAGAGTCGTCAAAGAGATGGAAGAAATGGGCTATGAAGGTATGAACCTCGGTGCCGAGCCGGAATTCTTCCTCTTCAAGTTGGATAAGGAAGGCAACCCGACTACCGAACCAAGTGACGAGGGCGGCTACTTCGACCTCGCAGCAATGGATGATGGCGAGGAATGCCGTCGTGAAATTTCCCGTACACTTGAGGAAATGGGGTTCGAAGTGGAGATGTTCCACCACGAAAACGCCCCGGGACAGCAGGAGATCAGCTTCAAATATGCAGACGCCGTCACATCTTCCGACAACCTGCAGACATTCAAGCTTGTCGCGAAGACGGTCGCAAGACGCTACAACCTCCATGCCACGTTCATGCCGAAGCCAATTTATGGACAACCGGGAAGTGGCATGCACTACAATGTCTCCCTCTTCCGCGACGGAAAGAACGTCTTCTATGATGAGAATGATGAATTCGGTCTGAGCAAGGAAATGCGCCACTTCATGGCGGGACTGCTGCACCACGCCAGAGGGTACACTGCCGTCTGCAACCCGCTCGTCAACTCCTACAAGCGACTGCAGTCCGGTTTTGAAGCACCGAAGTACATCGCGTGGAGCGGCCGCAACCGTTCTCCACTCCTCAGGATTCCGTCCACTCGTGGTGCGGCGACGCGTGCTGAAGTCCGTTCCCTCGACCCATCCGCAAACCCGTATCTTGCGACTGCCGCAATCCTGAAGGCAGGGCTCGAAGGCATCCGCAATGAAACCGAACTCGATACGCCGGTCGACGAAAACATCTATGAAATGACGAAGAAGGAAAGGGATGTCGAAAACATCGAAGATCTCCCGACGACACTCTACACCGCGCTCAAGGCATTGAGGGAAGATACAGTCATCCAGGAAGCGCTCGGAAAGCATATCTATAAGCAATTCTACGACAACAAACAGCTGGAATGGCAGATGTACAGCGCCCAGATCACCGAGTGGGAACTTGATGAATATCTGACACAGCACTAG
- a CDS encoding aldose epimerase family protein has translation MKINRKNHEDGIVEYVLENGTGMKVELLNIGASIIGIHVPDRNGEFSNIVLRNESFEEYRGNLHFLGATIAPVAGRVKDAQIELDGEVHRFDSNDGPHLLHSGDAGVHTKMWEDAVIDEDGIEKVKFTTSVEDYPGTPEVSILYSLGQDNALKLEYEVRSMGPTAVAPTNHVYFNLNSDTETAIGNHFVRSGASRYLKMDDTLIPESIAVCEGIFNLQKGKALQEVFESDDAQIKVANGGYDHYFLLEGEDHIEVYEPKSGRKVTMDTDFPGLVFYTGNNLDDGLPLAERKPQKYMGFCMEAQVTPAAQHMDLGFEMEAQEMDRKETIFRFSVEK, from the coding sequence ATGAAAATCAATAGAAAGAATCATGAAGATGGGATTGTGGAATACGTGCTGGAGAACGGTACAGGCATGAAGGTCGAACTACTGAACATCGGGGCAAGCATCATCGGTATCCATGTACCCGATAGGAATGGTGAGTTCAGCAATATCGTGCTACGGAATGAATCATTTGAGGAGTACAGGGGTAATCTGCACTTCCTCGGTGCCACCATCGCCCCTGTGGCGGGCAGGGTGAAGGATGCGCAGATTGAATTGGATGGAGAGGTACACCGCTTCGACAGCAACGATGGTCCGCATCTGCTGCATAGTGGTGACGCAGGCGTGCATACGAAGATGTGGGAAGATGCTGTCATCGACGAAGATGGCATCGAAAAAGTGAAGTTCACGACCTCGGTCGAGGACTACCCCGGGACCCCCGAAGTGAGCATCCTCTATTCCCTCGGTCAGGACAATGCCCTGAAGCTCGAGTATGAAGTGAGGAGCATGGGGCCGACAGCCGTGGCACCGACCAACCATGTCTATTTCAATCTGAACAGCGATACTGAGACCGCCATCGGCAACCATTTTGTGAGGAGCGGTGCCTCCCGATATCTCAAGATGGATGACACATTGATCCCGGAATCCATCGCAGTATGTGAAGGCATATTCAATCTTCAGAAGGGCAAAGCGCTGCAGGAAGTGTTCGAAAGCGATGATGCACAGATCAAAGTGGCGAATGGCGGTTATGACCATTACTTCCTGTTGGAGGGTGAAGACCACATCGAAGTGTACGAGCCGAAGAGTGGGAGAAAGGTAACAATGGACACGGATTTCCCTGGACTTGTGTTCTACACGGGCAATAATCTGGATGATGGTCTGCCGCTCGCAGAAAGAAAACCGCAAAAATATATGGGGTTCTGCATGGAGGCGCAGGTGACGCCCGCTGCCCAGCATATGGATCTCGGGTTTGAGATGGAAGCTCAGGAGATGGACAGGAAAGAAACGATATTCAGATTCAGTGTGGAGAAATAG
- a CDS encoding ABC transporter ATP-binding protein: protein MAELMLNDIKKVYDNGAVAVEDFNLHIKDKEFIVFVGPSGCGKSTTLRMIAGLEEISGGELRIDDAVVNDVEPKNRDIAMVFQNYALYPHMTVYDNMAFGLKLRKQNKKDIDQRVRNAAKILGLEEYLDRKPKALSGGQRQRVALGRAIVRDAKVFLMDEPLSNLDAKLRVQMRAEIQNLHHKLQTTTIYVTHDQTEAMTMATRLVVMKDGYIQQVGTPKEVYDHPDNIFVAGFIGSPAMNFFRGKLMDEHFVTNSRKLKIPEGKLKVLREQGYTDQEVILGIRPEDIHDEPLFIQSAPGAALTADVEVAELMGAEIFLHSNYDGQKFIARIDSRTDVKPDSQIELAFDMNKAIFFDAQTEKTIR, encoded by the coding sequence ATGGCAGAACTCATGTTGAACGACATCAAAAAGGTCTATGATAACGGGGCAGTCGCGGTTGAAGATTTCAACCTACATATCAAAGACAAGGAATTCATTGTTTTCGTTGGTCCATCAGGGTGCGGTAAGTCGACCACACTTCGAATGATTGCCGGTTTGGAAGAAATCAGTGGGGGTGAACTACGCATCGATGATGCGGTCGTCAATGATGTGGAACCAAAAAACCGGGATATTGCGATGGTCTTCCAGAACTATGCCCTTTATCCACACATGACCGTATATGATAATATGGCATTCGGTCTGAAACTGAGGAAGCAGAACAAGAAGGATATAGACCAGCGAGTCAGGAACGCCGCCAAAATATTGGGGCTTGAAGAATATCTCGACCGCAAACCCAAAGCACTCTCAGGCGGGCAGCGCCAAAGGGTCGCACTGGGCCGTGCAATCGTCCGGGATGCAAAAGTCTTCCTCATGGATGAGCCGCTCTCGAACCTCGATGCCAAGCTCCGGGTCCAGATGCGTGCCGAGATACAGAACCTCCATCATAAACTTCAGACGACAACCATATATGTCACACATGATCAGACCGAGGCAATGACCATGGCCACAAGACTCGTTGTCATGAAGGATGGCTACATCCAGCAGGTCGGCACACCGAAAGAAGTCTATGACCATCCCGACAATATATTCGTTGCTGGATTCATCGGTTCGCCTGCAATGAACTTCTTCCGCGGAAAATTGATGGATGAGCATTTCGTGACCAATTCACGCAAACTCAAAATTCCAGAGGGTAAGCTGAAAGTATTGAGGGAACAAGGCTATACGGATCAGGAAGTGATTCTTGGCATACGACCGGAAGACATCCACGATGAACCGCTCTTCATACAATCAGCACCCGGTGCTGCGCTGACTGCAGATGTTGAAGTCGCAGAACTTATGGGCGCAGAGATTTTCCTGCATTCCAATTATGACGGCCAGAAGTTCATTGCCCGTATCGATTCACGGACGGATGTCAAACCCGATTCACAGATAGAGCTTGCTTTCGATATGAACAAGGCAATCTTCTTTGATGCCCAGACTGAAAAAACCATCAGATAA
- a CDS encoding CdaR family transcriptional regulator gives MFSRLKTAFPSLIPFTWEESERERYIWFVMEDDEIIGIDKSELSERDFSVLSAFLTPYREKFPMPTDEEKKWTDAIQGRQTLDWKSSYRFIHFHILTRHVEPKAVDQALREAVDRKVKIIWKNAHEGIIIEEIEQSKETIKFGEIIDLIMSDLYLNIKLYVAPANYDAMSPKTYHDRTSEQARLLFNTLGQSVISFTDGMTDLILDRTSQEDKQNIISVLGDYADDPAWLEAMTVLFKSSLNISVASKKLFMHRNTLLYKMDKFSENTGLDLRNFDDAVKVQLAIRCLNMEKCTK, from the coding sequence ATGTTTTCAAGACTTAAGACTGCTTTCCCTTCCCTCATCCCCTTCACATGGGAAGAATCGGAACGGGAAAGGTACATATGGTTTGTGATGGAGGATGATGAAATAATCGGCATCGACAAGTCCGAGCTCTCCGAACGTGATTTTTCAGTGCTTTCCGCCTTCCTCACCCCGTACCGGGAGAAATTCCCAATGCCCACAGATGAAGAGAAGAAGTGGACCGATGCCATCCAGGGAAGGCAGACTCTTGACTGGAAGTCCAGTTACCGCTTCATCCACTTCCACATCCTCACCAGGCATGTTGAGCCCAAAGCCGTCGATCAGGCACTCAGGGAGGCAGTCGACCGGAAGGTGAAAATCATCTGGAAGAATGCCCATGAAGGCATCATCATAGAAGAAATCGAGCAGTCGAAGGAAACCATCAAATTCGGAGAAATCATCGATTTGATCATGAGCGACCTCTACCTGAACATAAAGCTCTATGTGGCGCCTGCCAACTATGATGCCATGAGCCCAAAGACTTATCATGATCGTACTTCTGAGCAGGCCCGCCTCCTATTCAACACCCTGGGACAATCCGTCATATCCTTCACGGACGGCATGACGGACCTCATACTCGATAGAACTTCCCAGGAAGACAAACAGAACATCATTTCAGTGCTCGGTGATTATGCAGACGACCCTGCCTGGCTCGAGGCAATGACAGTCCTCTTCAAAAGTAGCCTGAACATATCGGTAGCTTCGAAAAAGCTGTTCATGCACAGGAATACACTGCTGTACAAGATGGACAAGTTCAGTGAAAATACTGGGCTTGACCTACGTAATTTCGATGATGCGGTAAAGGTCCAGCTTGCCATTAGATGCCTCAATATGGAGAAGTGCACAAAATAA
- a CDS encoding ROK family protein: MKKTKTWNQHVVKQENKDLVLHTIMRYAPISRAETAIKTSLNKGTVSSLVNDLIEENMVYESGPGKSSGGRRPVMLNFNRMAGCSIGIDLGVNYILGVLTDLTGEILMEKYIKYEYESYEITIQHTLEVIDYLIARQPDTPYSIVGIGVGIPGAVDLKGQVMLAPNLNWENIEIKDKLQDRYGVPVIIENEANAGCYGEKKYGVGSKSNHILYISIGIGIGIGMMLNGELYRGNNGFSGEMGHMTIDLNGNPCPCGNQGCWELYASEKGLHAAMSAYDISPQSNDQRDLEYLIDLAQQNDERALSLFNTVGGYIGLGVKNIVNTFNPEQVIIGNRMSSAQEWIEPAIREKLDGTLWFQKEGLHLDFSGLSTHSSAMGMAAFSTENFLRSYQYSQTAL, encoded by the coding sequence ATGAAGAAAACAAAGACTTGGAACCAACATGTGGTCAAACAGGAGAATAAGGACCTCGTACTGCATACGATCATGCGCTACGCCCCGATCTCCAGAGCAGAAACGGCAATTAAAACCAGCTTGAACAAAGGGACGGTCTCCTCCCTCGTCAATGATCTGATTGAAGAGAATATGGTCTACGAGTCCGGACCTGGGAAATCCAGTGGCGGCAGACGTCCGGTCATGCTGAACTTCAACCGGATGGCCGGCTGTTCCATAGGAATCGACCTTGGCGTCAACTATATCCTTGGTGTGCTTACCGACCTCACCGGTGAGATTCTGATGGAAAAGTATATCAAATACGAATATGAATCCTACGAGATAACCATCCAACATACGTTGGAAGTAATCGATTACCTCATTGCCAGACAGCCCGACACCCCCTACAGCATTGTGGGGATTGGGGTCGGCATTCCGGGAGCAGTCGACTTGAAGGGCCAGGTTATGCTCGCACCCAATCTCAACTGGGAAAACATAGAGATAAAAGACAAGCTGCAAGATCGGTATGGGGTCCCGGTAATTATCGAAAATGAGGCGAATGCAGGATGTTATGGTGAAAAGAAATACGGTGTTGGCAGCAAAAGCAATCATATCCTCTACATCAGTATCGGTATCGGTATCGGCATCGGCATGATGCTTAATGGAGAACTCTATCGCGGCAACAACGGTTTTTCTGGCGAGATGGGACACATGACCATCGATCTGAATGGCAATCCCTGTCCATGTGGCAACCAGGGGTGCTGGGAGCTCTATGCTTCTGAAAAGGGATTGCATGCAGCCATGTCTGCATACGATATCTCCCCTCAATCGAATGATCAGAGGGACCTCGAATATCTGATTGACCTCGCCCAGCAGAATGATGAGCGCGCCCTCTCACTCTTCAATACGGTCGGCGGCTATATCGGCCTTGGTGTCAAGAATATCGTCAATACATTCAATCCTGAACAGGTCATCATCGGAAACCGCATGAGCTCTGCACAGGAATGGATTGAACCTGCAATAAGAGAAAAACTGGATGGGACACTATGGTTCCAAAAGGAAGGGCTGCACCTTGATTTCTCCGGCCTCTCCACCCATTCTTCGGCAATGGGCATGGCCGCCTTTTCCACCGAAAACTTCCTGAGGAGCTACCAATATAGCCAAACCGCACTTTAG
- a CDS encoding ABC transporter substrate-binding protein, which yields MVLMLGACSGGEDESASAGEGNEGEKTVEFMHLWPEGNSAQHHRVVEEIISDFEAENEGVSVDVEVLSNEQYKDKVKVLSSSDELPDVGMTWAAGYLEPYVSGEKFAPLDDMLDDGLREQFVEGTTEGYEIDGQTYGLPLELNTANVYYNKAIFDEYGLEPPETLEEFNSVVDTLNENGVPPVALGNGDSWTGSMWYMYLADRLGGSQLLTEAIESGDFNKPELIQAAEEVQNLVDNDTFMQGANGLSDQEAKSSFMNEQAAMYLIATWDLPNYTTNEDVPQEFRDSVGYFKFPTVDGEGDMDSYVGGPGVGMFVAENSDVKEEAKAFTKFFVEEWGERAVTDVGIIPATKIDPESLDLPQMYVDVLNDLNSASNITLYADVQMSADAADVHLNQIQALFGGEVTPEEFTEAHTEVLEGE from the coding sequence ATGGTTCTGATGCTTGGAGCTTGTTCCGGTGGAGAGGACGAGTCCGCTTCAGCGGGTGAAGGGAACGAAGGGGAAAAAACGGTCGAATTCATGCATCTATGGCCGGAAGGCAATTCGGCCCAGCATCATAGGGTGGTCGAGGAGATCATCTCAGATTTTGAAGCAGAGAATGAAGGAGTCTCGGTGGATGTTGAAGTCTTGAGCAACGAGCAGTATAAGGATAAGGTGAAGGTGCTCTCCTCCTCTGATGAATTGCCGGATGTCGGCATGACATGGGCAGCGGGATATCTGGAGCCTTATGTCAGCGGAGAAAAGTTCGCGCCACTGGACGACATGCTGGATGATGGATTGCGCGAACAGTTTGTAGAAGGGACGACTGAAGGCTATGAAATCGACGGTCAGACGTATGGCCTGCCATTGGAACTGAATACGGCGAACGTCTACTACAACAAAGCCATATTCGATGAATACGGCCTGGAGCCGCCTGAGACACTGGAGGAGTTCAATTCGGTGGTGGATACACTGAACGAAAATGGTGTACCGCCTGTCGCTCTTGGAAATGGAGACAGTTGGACAGGCTCGATGTGGTATATGTATCTGGCTGACAGGCTCGGGGGCTCCCAACTGCTGACGGAAGCCATTGAATCCGGCGATTTCAACAAGCCTGAACTTATACAGGCTGCAGAAGAAGTACAGAACCTCGTGGATAATGATACCTTCATGCAAGGGGCGAATGGTCTGTCCGACCAGGAAGCCAAGAGTTCATTCATGAATGAGCAGGCGGCAATGTATCTGATTGCTACATGGGATCTGCCGAACTACACGACGAATGAAGACGTTCCACAGGAGTTCCGCGACTCGGTCGGCTATTTCAAATTCCCAACCGTTGACGGTGAGGGAGATATGGACAGCTATGTCGGCGGTCCGGGCGTTGGCATGTTCGTTGCTGAAAACTCGGATGTAAAGGAAGAGGCGAAGGCATTTACCAAATTCTTCGTAGAAGAATGGGGCGAGCGTGCAGTGACCGATGTAGGTATAATTCCGGCAACCAAAATCGATCCCGAATCGCTGGACCTGCCTCAGATGTATGTAGATGTGCTGAACGATTTGAATTCGGCTTCTAACATCACTCTTTATGCAGATGTACAGATGAGTGCAGACGCAGCAGATGTGCACCTGAATCAGATACAGGCATTGTTCGGCGGAGAAGTGACACCTGAAGAATTCACTGAAGCACATACGGAAGTGCTCGAGGGCGAATAG
- a CDS encoding carbohydrate ABC transporter permease: MNKVMSNKWMILLYMSPALLLVGVLIFIPLILSGYYGLMEWDGIGEMKFIGLENYIRGLQDGMFWTSVWHSTLLALFSTLSLILYLAVSLVLASKIKGAGLLRKIYLIPMLLSSVAIAQLWIKVYNPSNGILNWILMQVGVENPPSWLADPNIVLYAIFLPIVWQYAGFYILIYYAALKNIPETVIEAARIDGASPLQIALKIKLPLIREVILVTVVLAVVGSLKYFDLIYVMTNGGPNGASEVMASYMYKLAFSVNDFGYGSAIGFLMLIITLIATLLIRKATSSDEKLQY; the protein is encoded by the coding sequence ATGAATAAGGTAATGTCTAATAAATGGATGATACTCCTCTACATGTCACCGGCGCTTCTGCTGGTGGGGGTGCTGATCTTCATTCCACTTATCCTGTCAGGCTATTATGGATTGATGGAGTGGGACGGTATAGGGGAAATGAAATTCATCGGATTGGAAAACTATATCAGGGGCTTGCAAGACGGCATGTTCTGGACAAGTGTATGGCATTCGACACTTCTGGCTCTATTTTCTACACTGAGCCTCATACTCTATCTGGCTGTATCCCTTGTGTTGGCTTCCAAAATAAAAGGGGCCGGTCTCCTGAGAAAAATCTATCTTATCCCAATGTTGCTGTCGTCTGTTGCGATTGCGCAGTTGTGGATCAAAGTCTACAATCCTTCCAATGGTATCCTAAATTGGATCCTGATGCAGGTGGGGGTTGAAAATCCACCTTCATGGCTGGCTGACCCGAATATCGTACTCTATGCCATATTTCTGCCGATAGTGTGGCAGTATGCAGGGTTCTACATACTCATATACTATGCTGCACTGAAGAATATTCCCGAGACGGTGATTGAGGCGGCCCGTATAGATGGGGCATCGCCGCTGCAGATTGCACTCAAGATAAAATTACCTCTGATCCGGGAAGTCATCCTTGTTACGGTAGTGCTGGCGGTTGTCGGGTCATTGAAATACTTTGATTTGATTTATGTAATGACCAATGGGGGACCGAACGGTGCAAGTGAGGTCATGGCCTCATATATGTATAAGCTCGCCTTCTCGGTAAATGACTTCGGGTACGGAAGTGCGATTGGATTCCTGATGCTCATAATTACATTGATAGCAACCTTGCTCATCCGTAAAGCCACTTCAAGTGATGAGAAACTTCAATATTAA
- a CDS encoding carbohydrate ABC transporter permease → MNRLGYILLYSFLGIVAVIQLFPLFWLFLFSLKDNREIFSGSPFALPSEFKWENYLKVWEGGIGLYFWNSIWITATAVILTVVIASMATFALTRMKWKLSGLVLGLIMVGLMIPVHSAIIPLFSMFLQVNLIDNPLSIIITYTAYNLPITIMILLGFYYTLPREIEEAAVIDGCNIHGVFFRIILPMTMPIMSTTIIINMIYNWNEFVFVNTFISSDKYKTLTVGIQNFIGQYMTDWGAIGATLIISILPILIAFIFFSNKVVEGLASSAVKG, encoded by the coding sequence TTGAATCGTTTAGGTTACATACTGCTCTATTCCTTCCTTGGAATCGTGGCAGTGATACAACTTTTTCCGCTGTTTTGGCTGTTCCTCTTTTCCCTCAAGGACAACAGGGAGATCTTTTCCGGGTCTCCCTTTGCCCTGCCAAGTGAATTCAAATGGGAGAACTACCTGAAGGTATGGGAGGGCGGCATTGGCCTCTACTTCTGGAACAGCATATGGATTACAGCTACTGCTGTAATACTCACTGTAGTGATAGCCAGCATGGCTACATTTGCATTGACCAGGATGAAATGGAAACTCAGCGGCCTGGTGCTAGGGCTGATCATGGTCGGCCTGATGATCCCCGTCCATTCGGCCATCATTCCGCTGTTCAGCATGTTCCTTCAAGTCAATCTGATCGACAATCCATTGTCGATCATCATCACCTATACGGCCTATAATCTGCCAATCACCATCATGATCCTGCTCGGCTTCTACTACACACTCCCAAGAGAGATAGAGGAAGCGGCAGTCATTGACGGCTGTAATATCCATGGGGTGTTTTTCAGGATCATACTACCCATGACGATGCCGATCATGTCCACGACGATCATCATCAACATGATCTACAACTGGAATGAGTTCGTATTCGTCAACACCTTCATCAGCTCCGATAAGTACAAGACGTTGACAGTCGGGATACAGAACTTCATAGGCCAGTATATGACGGACTGGGGGGCTATCGGGGCCACCCTCATCATCAGTATCTTGCCTATCCTCATCGCCTTCATCTTTTTCAGCAATAAAGTGGTGGAGGGACTCGCTTCCAGTGCGGTCAAAGGATGA
- a CDS encoding YesL family protein, with protein sequence MRLAYVQLLWVVFTLIGLVAFGLFPATFSVFHVVRRWLRGDTDVSISKTFIGHYKAHFFKSNLLGLCVIFGVALIAVNLIFIDVTAPGDLMLIHILLFAVILLYALFLFYLFPAFVHFEGSILKVVRNAFLFMLISPVHTALMAVSLAALGAIFYFLPPLAFIFGMTAYSLTTTWFALMAFNKLNSKAPNS encoded by the coding sequence ATGCGCCTTGCGTATGTGCAGCTCCTCTGGGTAGTATTCACTCTGATTGGTCTGGTGGCATTCGGTCTCTTCCCTGCTACATTTTCCGTATTCCATGTGGTTCGGAGATGGTTGAGGGGAGACACCGACGTGTCCATTTCAAAAACTTTCATCGGCCATTACAAGGCGCACTTTTTCAAAAGCAACCTGCTCGGCCTGTGCGTTATCTTCGGAGTGGCCCTGATTGCAGTGAACCTAATCTTCATCGATGTTACTGCACCCGGCGATTTGATGCTGATACACATCCTGCTTTTTGCTGTCATATTACTCTACGCCCTGTTCCTGTTCTATCTGTTCCCCGCTTTCGTCCATTTTGAAGGCAGCATCCTGAAAGTCGTTAGAAACGCATTCCTCTTCATGCTGATCAGTCCCGTGCATACAGCACTGATGGCTGTATCACTTGCAGCACTTGGCGCAATCTTCTACTTCCTCCCGCCGCTTGCCTTCATCTTTGGCATGACTGCCTATTCATTAACGACCACCTGGTTCGCCCTCATGGCTTTCAATAAGCTCAATTCAAAGGCACCGAACAGCTAA